GAAAACCTGACCACTGAGATCACCAAAATAAAGATGATCAACCAACCCATCATTATTACGATCAACAGTTTTAATGTCACTCACGACACTATATTTGAGGTTAGGATCTTTTAATGCTATCACCCCACTCGTCGTTGTCGCTTGAGTAGTAGCAGTTGCATTGTTACTTGCCCACCAGAGTAATTCACCACTCAGGGCATCAAACATGTAAACACCTGCTCCCTTGCCATTAGTCTGGTTATAGGTATCACTTTCATATCCAGAGTCATAACCACCACCCACAAACATGACTAATTTACGTTGCCCCCCCCAGTTAACCCAAGTAATTTTAGGTTTAGACCAACTTTGTCCCATATGACTTAATGGACCCGTGGTTGCAGCATCTGGATTAATATGGAATTTTAATTTAGGGCTAGTCATATCTTGTAAATCAAGTGCGTAATAACTACGTCCTCCCATACGCAGTCCACCATAAACAAGTTGTTTACCTTGTAAACTAGTCGTACTACCATCAACTGTAATAGATTTTCCTGTACCAACTGTTAGTGTGCCATCAGATTTCGGCACATATTCTGTGTAAGCTGTCCACGGCGCATCAATACCGTAAAATAAATTCGCTGTACCACCAGTGGTTTGCTCTGAGTTTAAAAATGCCTGATTTTGTTTCTCAATCATTTCATGGGGAACAAAAGCAAAAACTTCTTTACCCCCACCATTGTTAGTAACAACACCATCCGTTAGGGTTTCAGCATAGTCCGGTGCTTTCACGACATGTAAAAGGCCTTGTGTACTACCAAAAAGAACATAGTCTTCACGGTTGCTTGACTCGATCTTTTGGGTTGTAGCGTTGTAGGACATTTTCCCTTCATTTGAAAGCAGTAACGGTGATGAATGCATCACTGCACCGATCTGGCGAACTTCAAGTAATTGCATAAGCTGCGAACGTTTTGGATCATTCGCTGGGTAATTCAAATCGATTGTTGTTAACCCAGTACCCTCACTCACAGTACCATCACTTGCTACAATACGATTCGTCAGCAATTTACGGTCAACTACTCTTGCAGTACCAACAATTGATGTTAAAGGCAATTGAGATTTCATCCCCCCCATACGTGCATAAAGCTCACTCCCCCAAGTACTTTCATCGGCAATCTTAATCGTTTCATTTGTACTGACAGGAGGAGCCCAAAAATCATGTGTACCAATTTCTAATCGGCCCAAGTCATCTAAAACAGCACTATTATTTTTACCAAGCAAGCGCCCTAAATTATCAACATGATACTTTTTCATATTCCCGGCCCAAAGACTATTACCAACATTGGGATCAGTCGTTGGTGTGGGTTTAAACTGAGAATAATAGGCGTTGTTCTGTACTAAAGCAGAGTTTAATGGGTCTTGCGGAATGGTTGGTGCACCAGTAGTCAAATATGGGATATCAGCTTTAGAAACATCTGCAATAAATTTTTTGATCGTATCCGTAAGTGCATTCGTATCTTTTACAGAATAATATCCCCCACCACCTCTCACACCAGCAATTGCAGCATCTCGTTTATTATTGAATAAAGCTTTCTCACTATCAGTTGCACTCGCCAAAATTTCATTAGTGACTTGTGTGATCATTTGTGCAGTAGTCAGTTTAGGATCATAGTCTGACAGATGTTTAGAAAAGGCAAAGCTTGAGCCAAAACTTACGACCACAGATTTGACCGGCATCGCGATTTTGGCTTTACTTGCGGCTAAATAGTCTGCAGCTTTACCGATACAGCGCCAAGCCCGACCATCATCTAACGTCCCTGTTGTTGGACATTGATCGGTGGTTAACTGAAAATTAGATTGCAGGACACTATTCAGATTCGTTCGAGCAACCTCCATCTCCTCATGCAGAGGAAGGCCTGCTGTCATTGAGAAAATCCCATACCCCGAACACTGATCGGCGGTCAAATCTCCGCCATTCTCATTCGTCAGTAATGTTTTTGCTGCAATCCCATATGCCTTGGCCACAGGAACTAGTTTAGAAGCATCGATATCTGTAACAGGTGCGGTAATTTGATGAATTTTTTCATTCAAGATATCGCGACCATACAAACAGCCTGTTGTATTGTCTGATGGACAATTTATGAGTCGACTACTATCATTCGGATCTACTTTATACCAACCTAAAGGTATCGGACGTTGAAGCGATCCAAAGAATGGGAACATCGAAATACCAATCGAGACTTTATCTCCTAAAGCTGGATCATTTACCACGCTATATAAACTACGACGTGCTAAAGTGAATCGATCAAAACAATGATAAGTGTAAGTCGTACCAGTTAATGTCAACTCACAGGAGTTTTCAATTTCACTCCATTTTAAACTACCACTATTATTTGCTGCTTTTGCAGCATCAACGTCAGTCTTTAGTGCTGTACAGTAATATTCATCATCAACATATTGTTTACCATTGTAGGTACGGGTAATTTGTTGGGTATAATATTTTGTATTGCCATTTGGACACGTAATTCCTGTCCCATAATCCTCGGTAATCGAGGTTGCACCGCCACTGAAACCGCCGGGTGCACCTGCCATTAACGATGAGTTATCTAAATTCAACATGATCCGAGCTTTACCATCAGCCGCAGTCGGAGCTTTATAAATTTCAATATCACTTGCATAGTTATTTGCGGTCACACACAGCATAAGTGTGGATAGCACCGAGAGTTTAAATGCTGCGATTTGAGATGTTTTATTCATTTTCATTAATCTCTCAAAATTAAGTTCGATCAAATGCTTGTGTCAGATTGTATTCAGTGACCTGCGTATTTACAGGGACACCTAAGCTCTGCAAACATTCAGAAACGCTTTTATCCATATTTGCATCTGGCGTAACGCTACTCGGAATCACAACTTGGTTCATATGTGTTGAGAAACAGGTGTCAATTGCTGCGTCAGAGGCTGTACTCAACAAAGGAAAAATTGAAGTTGCTGTTACTAAGATTTTTTCAGTATTGTCAATTTTGGCTGACTCTACATCTGTGCCACGTTGCATATGTTCGAATGGATTCTCAATACCGACCGACAAACTTGTATTATCTGTTCTTACTTTTACGGCAACCTGAGTCATCACAGCTTTGCGACCACTGGTAAAAAAGTTATTAGAGGTATTTATCTTACAGTAACCATCTAAACTCAAACTGCTATTCAATGGTTTTGTGCCCGACTCCCACATCATCACACTTGCTTGAGATAAGTTAAAAAATTCGCTTTGTGTACCCTTATAGCAGAATACCAGTTCCTTACCGCGGTTATTAACCTCTTTGATGTAGCCAAATAAGCCATCAGAAGCCAGGTTTCGGGTTAAAAGCGCAGGATTCTCCACATTAAAAATCGCTGCATCCGAGTTTTGCACCAACAATTGTTGGGCTTGACTATTGGTCGCGATATTTAGTGCGGTTAGACTATTTTTTACTGCAAGTGTTCCGATTACAGTTATTATCAATAATAAAATAAGCACGACTATTAGAGTTGCACCTTGTTGATTTCTTATCATTATTCGCGCTCCCCTAATGCATTTCGTAATGCGATAGTTTGTGACACGACTTGTCGAATATATTTAGGGTCTGTTGAAGCTTTAACTTTGACTGTTTGATCTAGTACTTGAAAGGACTGATCAGCTTTGACAGCAGAGTCTGTTCCAACAGATTGAGTTGAGCGAACCAATGCTCCTAATTGCAGAGACAGAATACGTGGACGTGGTGCAGTTAAAGCCATATAGTCTGCTATAGAAAGATAACGAAGATTCCCATTAGCATATTGCACGCCAAGTAATACTCTAAAATGATCTACCCTTTTCATGATAATCTCACCAGCATCACCATATCTAGAGATCGCATTTGGACTATCTACCGGATAAAAACCTGCATCACAAGCTAAAGCCAAAGGCGCACTTTCATTATTGGCTTTATTAGTATCAGATCTGAGGAAATAACGCTGCACAACCATCTGCAACCCATCAGATTTATTAAAACGTAATTCATTTCCTTCACAATCAAACCCTCCAACAATTTGGTCATCACTTTGATTGGTTGGTGTGTTTTTGTTATCCAAAATATATTGCGGCAAATATTGAATCACCAACTGATCGCTAACCAGCGCGGTACCACTTGTATTGTTCACATTAGAAGTACCTGTCCAGCTATTAGCCGAACCCGTTGCAACCCGACTACCACTTTGTGACAGGAGCGTATCAGCAATCGTAATCCCAACAGGCAAATTCGGATATTGAATCGTTGTTGTTGTGCCATCTGCTGCAGTTTTGGTCGCACTAACAACATCGGTAGAATCCTTTGACGTCAACACAACACCACCATACAAAGTACTGTCATTAATTACGGCATCTTTAACATTCAAATTAGTCAGACGAATATCTTTAGTAATGTAGTTCAGACCAAAATTGGCGTTGTCTTGCAACTCTGCAACACCCTTTTGCATCGCGACACTTCTTTGACCCGTCAAGAAAAGTAAAATTGCTGCAGCTGTTACAATCAACCCTAGCGTTAGAGAGATCATTAATTCAATTAAAGTGAAACCTACTTGTGTTTTTTTCATTTTAATAGGTCTCCATAATTACACAGGTTGACACACTGCTGTAAATCATGTCATTGGCACAATCACCCTCGGTTGTACCCTCAGTTGCACTAGTATCTCCCCATGCAACATAGAGACAGTTACGATTTTTTATTACGGTATTGTTTTCACCAGGGCAATTAAGCATATTAACTGTCATCCCTAAAGTTGCAGCTTTACTTGTCACCTGAGATACATCAAAGTCTGCCAATTCGGCTGCACTACAGGTTACAGTCATACAATTTTTTGCTGAAGCGGACTGATTCGC
This portion of the Acinetobacter sp. GSS19 genome encodes:
- a CDS encoding PilX N-terminal domain-containing pilus assembly protein yields the protein MIRNQQGATLIVVLILLLIITVIGTLAVKNSLTALNIATNSQAQQLLVQNSDAAIFNVENPALLTRNLASDGLFGYIKEVNNRGKELVFCYKGTQSEFFNLSQASVMMWESGTKPLNSSLSLDGYCKINTSNNFFTSGRKAVMTQVAVKVRTDNTSLSVGIENPFEHMQRGTDVESAKIDNTEKILVTATSIFPLLSTASDAAIDTCFSTHMNQVVIPSSVTPDANMDKSVSECLQSLGVPVNTQVTEYNLTQAFDRT
- a CDS encoding PilW family protein — its product is MKKTQVGFTLIELMISLTLGLIVTAAAILLFLTGQRSVAMQKGVAELQDNANFGLNYITKDIRLTNLNVKDAVINDSTLYGGVVLTSKDSTDVVSATKTAADGTTTTIQYPNLPVGITIADTLLSQSGSRVATGSANSWTGTSNVNNTSGTALVSDQLVIQYLPQYILDNKNTPTNQSDDQIVGGFDCEGNELRFNKSDGLQMVVQRYFLRSDTNKANNESAPLALACDAGFYPVDSPNAISRYGDAGEIIMKRVDHFRVLLGVQYANGNLRYLSIADYMALTAPRPRILSLQLGALVRSTQSVGTDSAVKADQSFQVLDQTVKVKASTDPKYIRQVVSQTIALRNALGERE
- the pilV gene encoding type IV pilus modification protein PilV, translating into MKTISSQKGVGLIEILVALLVLAIGILGFIALQYRSVEATSEAINRVQAINVARDMAERIRANRDGLNTYKTETSTAANQSASAKNCMTVTCSAAELADFDVSQVTSKAATLGMTVNMLNCPGENNTVIKNRNCLYVAWGDTSATEGTTEGDCANDMIYSSVSTCVIMETY